GAGCTGCATAAACTGACAGATCAAATTAGGTACAAATTCAGGACATTGTTTTGGTAGTTGTTGTGATGTTATTAGGATATTGGGTAGCTGTGAAATCTGGAGATAGTTTAACtgtattttgttttctgtttttaagGTTCACTTTTATGTTGTTTCAGCAATTCGAACTTTGAAGTAGCAACCAACACAGTGTAGGACTAGAGATGTTGAATCAATACTGTAAGAATTTGCATGTCATCAACAATAGTTTGGAGGATGGGTGGGGTGAATTTTATGATGATAATCACTTGCAACAAGAATTTAAGATTATCTTTGGCTACCAGCACAAATGGATTTTCGAGGTTTTTATGTTAGACGAAAACTTGAATCGTGATAAGTATGGCCCTATGAATGCAAATTCTGATCTCGTTGACAACAATGCTCCATCTGGTTAGCAATGCCATGGTTTAAGTTCTTTAATTTTAAGTACTTCTTGCATGTCAAATGATATTGAATCCGTTTCCAATGAAGTTTTGTAAACTAGGTGAGATCATGACAGCATGGCTGCcttcaattttctttgctgaTCGTTACCCATTACAATTCGCATATGTTAAGGCACCTCAAACTTCAGTGAGTCAGGTCCTCTTCAAATTTACATAATTGACATAAGTTTATGGTTGATTTATTCCATTTAGAGTTTAATGGCAAAAATATTCCAGCTTTTTGCAGTTTATTTCCACCCTTTACTTCAGGAGGAGAACATTGACAAAATTATTGTTCGCATGAAACGGTTAACCTTGGAAATTCCAAAAATTCAGGGTAGTCTTCAGCCCATAGGTCTCGAAATCCTACAAATTATGTTGAACTTACAAGACTCAAATCTCATGCTTGTTGCTGTCCTCCG
This DNA window, taken from Rhododendron vialii isolate Sample 1 chromosome 8a, ASM3025357v1, encodes the following:
- the LOC131336518 gene encoding uncharacterized protein LOC131336518 isoform X1 encodes the protein MLNQYCKNLHVINNSLEDGWGEFYDDNHLQQEFKIIFGYQHKWIFEVFMLDENLNRDKYGPMNANSDLVDNNAPSGEIMTAWLPSIFFADRYPLQFAYVKAPQTSVSQLFAVYFHPLLQEENIDKIIVRMKRLTLEIPKIQGSLQPIGLEILQIMLNLQDSNLMLVAVLRHPDDVRLLVLYSNGFEKMYSWFE
- the LOC131336518 gene encoding uncharacterized protein LOC131336518 isoform X2, which codes for MLNQYCKNLHVINNSLEDGWGEFYDDNHLQQEFKIIFGYQHKWIFEVFMLDENLNRDKYGPMNANSDLVDNNAPSGEIMTAWLPSIFFADRYPLQFAYVKAPQTSVSQGSLQPIGLEILQIMLNLQDSNLMLVAVLRHPDDVRLLVLYSNGFEKMYSWFE